The DNA segment TGGAGGTCTGACATGGGGCAACCTGGCTCGCGGTGGTCCTaagtgtccagagatgggacatcataggtcttggtggcctaaggggtccagggatggtaCATCTTGGCCTGGGTGGTCTAAGAGATCCAACGGTTGGGACATTAAAGGTCTTGGTGGCCCGAGATGGCTGCAAATGGGACATCTTGGatgcagagttgggacattataagtctgggtggcccaaagtgtccagggatggcacaTGTTAGGTCTTGGTGGTTTaaagggtccagagatgggacatcctgggtcttggttgCCTCatggggtccagagatgggacctcggtagcccaagggggctggagatgggacatcttgggtgcggggatgggacatcctgcatCTTGGTGACCCAAAGTGTccatggatgggacatcttgggtcttggtggctttacacagtccagggatgggacactttGGCCTGGACGACCCAAAGTCTCCAGGCATGAGAAATCTTCGATGCAAGGATGGGACATCTTAggacttggtgtccccaaagtttccaaggatgggtcaacctgggtcttggtggcttcaTGGGGTCCTTCTGGGCCAAGGTGGCCTGAAGTGTCTacggatgggacatcttggatccagggatgggacattttaggtcttagtggcccaaagtctccagagATGGGATATCTGGGGTCTGGCATGGGACATTCTGGcacttggtggcccaaggggtccagggatgggacattttaggtcttggtgcccTAATGGGTCCGAGGACAGGAAATTTTACCCTGAGTGGCCCAAGGTATCCAGGGATGGGAAGTTTTGGCTCTTAGTGGCCtcacagtttccagggatgggacacagtGGCAGCGAGAGTGGCCACATTTCCTCTTTCACTGGCACCAGGCCACGGTGGGGTGACCACCTCCCTGCCCCGTATTTAAAGGGTGCCtgggtggggccctttgtgacatcaccagtgacgtcacaatgccccactgtggcagttgtGCATCCCCCTGacatccagagccttcaatagggcagtcaatggctccttagcaccttttctgccccactgtgcctgtccccatgtgcaCACCAGGGTGGGACCAAGgcgctgacagtcacatcctcccccaccctgggcagggtgacttcacctccaccagcttgatacagggaattaacaattcactaattaaaacttacagaactaacacttaaagacttaaagagctaacagagagttaACCCTTAaattttatgaatatgtataggtgttcctagaactttcatgaatatgtaacactttactgcatttaaccaagctcacagctactggagatacacacaggtattaggtgaaatgattccccatgtgtcTGACATCGTAAATAGGTAAAAtatataccttccttacaacctcaagggttgtaaggtcattccacacctcagtatcagaaccacctccacatggccctcaccacctgtaaccagtgtctccatgtctttccttccccagcccccagggacagggacctgcactggttgtttccttcacagctgtgtcagcgatggcccttcatggggtcccaaacaccctcagaaacttggggtttgcttctgcctttcacttcattagaggtttgttcattcttccagtagctgcagttcaggatcatggcagcagagggctcattaacatcaaaaaGGCTCTTTACAAAGCAAGGctttgtgcagcattttcctcaaggcttcaagtctggtgtggatgattagggggatttcaggaatagccaaacagagaccatttccacaataaatagcaataaagccaactttcttctatttccttccctgctcgtcCTTCCCTCCTTTTCCAGAACAGGTAGTATCAGCAGCGTCCACCACTTCATGTCAATGTGGAACATATCCTGAGAAGACtcaatatgtcagaaaagtgggtgcctaaatcaccacgtcAGTGAAGAGATAGCCCagaacacctcaagaggaatcacacaactctggaccaagaggtgggtgttcctgggaatctcaggtgccacagcacagcgatacttgtgttcagggagctggtcaaatgacccatctcctgttctgtaatggtgtctgcgtttgctcaggtcacccctgacttgagccccatccactgctgggtgctCTCCACACTCCTGTCcattctctgagaagacaacaggacgttcaccgatgtcagacagagccgatttcagctgctccaagatggacccactccttgccaaatctgagccactcagtgatgctggcagcacctctgggatattgtatttgagaaagggtgaaaaacgctgcacaacagcaggtgggagagaggagagaggaaatgtgagagaatagcactgcagacaccaaggtcatatcccataggacccaagcaggtccctcagcaggccaaagcttgctctcctgaaatcctgttcttggccttgtgatcatctcccaggagcctcagctccactttcccatccctgactgttaaATCCTGACAAACTCTTTGtgatttgtaagtgtgaagtcccacagggcacctcaccccactgactcctcagtcacccgtgtcaggaagatgttgtcaatgagctccagcccctcctgaatGGCTGGTACCTTGAAGATATTGGGAGATtttaggtctgccacaaggacacggcctggaaacatgaggcttcattcatttgtctgaaggaggcctcatctagttCCTCTGCCTGACCAGTGAGccagtgatgtccagtcaccacaacattgcccatgttgttctgccctctcatgctcactcaaccttaagctgatattgtctgtccccaggcagagctccacccattcctactgcacaaagggaaacttcagaaactccagacctcagGCACTATGATTATCagatccccaagaccccacagtttctccggaagatggtatttatactgtcccctaactcctcatggtgttatgttgggagaaacagccttatcaggataagccatctacatgcaaacattaacagctgatcaaaaggagcttcagtcaagggagagtccagacctggaaaaacttttggggttgcccctcagaaagctctgagagtcctggaggttgGTGCCCCTTATATAttgtggcacgagggactcccaaggcgagtggtctctgtgctggtcacaagtggaggGGTCTGCGGCTGCAACagacaagggagagtccagacattgagaaaatttgggattctaccattagaaaactctgaagtttcacaagatgaactgtccatttttttatcagggcaggaaaacaacgtcctgcatcaggacaCAGCAAGACCTAacacgctgagcactgaccctgaggagaagggcctgggcactacagGGTGCCCACACAAGCCTGTGGTGCgcactcaccatgaacaaggcagctgcacacggggatgcatgaggaggagcgtggggacccagacacctggagttctcatcccattcggttcagcactggtgtgaccccacacacacgggggtgtgccagtgtgcggcatcccagtttggagaagcagggaggaactggagagtgcagggctctgccgaggcaggttcagcaccttgtgcacatggtgtgggatgctgagggacctgggctgctttggcccagcagcgctggggaggctgcagcagtgcaggagtagcctgagagtgcttgaagggtggtttcagagatggtggaggttttcttcctagtgggaaagagcttgagaaataaataatggcccaaagagcagctggggaggtccaggctggacatgagcaggaaggaatgtgactggaagggcagtgctgtggtggagcaggtcagcagagggagtctgcatcagcccagggctttgtgcttcaaggaacagctggggaggatgcagagatgtcagcaaaggaaggaagatgctcagacaagagcaaggtggggcagcaggggggatgtctgcagcctgcagggaaagaggtgcaggggatgccacagcacaggacaggctgtggtggagatgatcaagggatgtaaagaggctgaaagcccccagcagacatgagctccttctcccctcggCTGTGGCTGttgcctgcacctctgctgcctgtgaggagacaccttgtccttccagcacaggggcctcatggcctccttgtccccagccaggaccctgggaggtgtgggaccatagtcctgcccttggctttgcacagccccacatcacactgtccaggaagggccctgggcaacgtgggagggacaggatctgacttcccaggactgggggtcagggcttggcctttttgttaatgaaacattcaggtttactcagcatcagaaccatctttactttgcttttcctgacctccagttttcttctctaaccatacctgatattgtttctcagtaggttccctcacttggacccattaacagtacaaggaactttggagtttgaatctgactttgacttcttgagaagtttcttcagcttcccctcagggtctgagatccatggactcagcaccaaagccaccagaggggtcattaaagcgccttgggctgctcctgtgctgctgagctgggctgggctcctgggacagagggagctcctggcaagcggcagcgctgcagagagacagctctgcccaggagcagctcctctgcacagcacagcagggctgagggctctgcctggggatctcaggagacgagcaaggcagagagagatgaaaggtggtcaggactgagaggatgactgagagctcactggaggagaaacctttgcagcccttgccatggtaagtctctgggtgcagggcaatgcagctgtagctcctggagccatctcctaaaactggcacaggcacagctagtgggatctgtaaggagggggctcttgtcaggcaatgttgaacagctgtgaagctgggggagcacccaggggtgcccagggctgtcctgcagagcagggtccctgcaccccagggctgtgccgggccagagactctgctgcctgccagggtcagtgctcagcctgcccagggagatcccatggcagcagctgtgggtggaaggagcaacccccggcagggcaggcagggagcttgtggggttgaagggtgctgtgtgggtcagggcttctCAGAGccccagatcaaccccacagacatggcagagggtccttctgaacaacaaaatcaagacaggaacagctgcaagggaaggagtctctgctttcagttttccactcttgtttgtctgggtgtgcagtgggagatggggatttatttctctgctttggagaagacactgagaccccagttctcgttaggacttgtctgagctgctcctgagcccctgcacacacagagctgcccctgggcagtgccaggaggtgtgagcaggacagagttgagcacacagcgggtgggacggggtctgtgacactgagagggagcagacccagggacagaggcacagctgcaggcagcacagacatgggcagggagagttaactgttaccagaaatgctggggacaggatttaggaacctctctcacatcccctgcagtgcagacacaattcccagtgcaaacccctggtctcctctcctctccagcagagcctctgccccgacgcaatggggtccaggtcaccagtctccacctcagcagctggacctccaggggaagggttcctggaacgtggtgcacaaataaggtgctaaaagtacttgctctacagtgtcactatgtgagtgtcagcagcacagccgggtaaggagaaggttccacagcgtgcccgtctgcctttctgtccttactttattttctggtagcactgcagtgtccttccctgtttctccacctgtccctggtgctcttgctctctggggttggggtgggagtgtgggtcagtttttgttctgacaccacctcagggggtcttgccccagagctgcgttcatggaaactgcatgcccaactgcattttaaactgtgattaactgtttttctcacttggtagaaagagagaatgagcagaaacatccctccattgtggacggggttttccatgagaaacagcccatttattttcttcagagatgtctcccctaacttgtcacagtcttttgctccttgcacaggtcctcacgcccacaggcagcaaatgtccaacagcagctccatcacccagttcctcctcctggcgttcacagacacacgggagctgcagctcttgcacttctggctcttcctgggcatctacctggctgccctcctgggcaacggcctcatcatcaccaccatagcctgggaccagcacctccacacccccatgtacttcttcctgctcaacctcgccctccttggcctgggctgcatctctactattctccccaagtccttggccagctccctctggaataccaaagccatctcagttttgggatgtgctgcacaagtatttatgtttctcctttttattgcagcagagtattttcttctcaccatcatgtcctacgaccactacgttgccatctgcaaacccctgcactacgggaccctcctgggcagcagagcttgtgtccacatggcagcagctgcctgggccactgggtttctcaatgctctgctgcacacggccaatacattttcactgcccctgtgcaagggcaatgccctgggccagttcttctgtgaaatcccccagatcctcaagctctcctgctcacactcctatcttagggaagtttggcttcttgtggtcagtgcctgtttaacTTTCggttgttttgtgttcattgtggtgtcctatgtgcagatcttcagggccgtgctgaggatcccctctgagcagggacggcacaaaaccttttccacctgcctccctcacctggccatggtctccctgttcctcagcactggcatattcacttacctgaagcccccctccatctcctccccatccctggatctggtggtgtctgttctgtactcggtggtgcctccagcagtgaaccccctcatctacagcatgaggaaccaggagctcaaggatgccctgaagaaactgatcactggattattttcaaaggcattaaacattccatcttctgcatatcacttatgacaaaactcatgacagatccaacctgccttttttatagcttgtagttgtagatgattgtctggagttggagcaaggattgattggtttgctttttaaactatgataataTTGCCCCCAAatagatgtcattaatcatcccacttctaattctctgtccacatttatagttcaagtcatagaccttgcaaatgagaagtcttgctctctgtgtatttaatcaaaataaatgaccctgcattgaaatgtttgtctgagatctttcctctgtgtggaaagatggaacaaactgtcccagcagagcagctctgccaggcagcaccagccttgtactttccagaatccttctctttccactcccacactctccttctcagcccttgtgttggtgcaaggcctgagcgctcccaaggcttggtcaccgtcctgctgtgtgtcagtgctgtgaccatgacaggcagtgggcacttgtgtcacagagctggcctcagaacagcatctccatcagcaagggcatctccttagtacagtgcctgaaggtttagatcttcttccagagctgttttaaaGAACATGGCTAAGGaagagactctgaagatgctcgttgctttgcttttttctctgtgAACTCAGTGTGacgggatcagggtcccagtgtggcttttgagggacttcaggctggttgttcaggtgttgcttgttggtggccagcaaccacacagatggtgaataaggcagggtccctctgagcaccctccatggccacccaagagtttgtgtgggaggttgttagtggcagtgaccaccatcagcgggggctgcctcccagcctgaccagtatggccccgcagagtcaccacagcccgggcaccacagcccacttgatctacagagcaaaacccccagctcggggctgtggggagcatggggacaggggcaggtgtgctctccttgggcaaaggctttgtggcagatgggatgtcccaggtgaagagcaggacacagcgtgtatgcaagagagacatgcaaacagtctgtcatgctgccaggtgccagcttgggactgttgcctcttgcagccaccattttgatcactgtcctctcaccacagctcagagagcttgttcttccctccatggaaggATCCAGATGACTAGGTcggaagtccaggtgtgcactgaggggacatgtgagcatccacatcctgtgtggggagaaatgaacccaaatgagcacaaatgccatcagctatttgtgtgggggccatggaggcctgtggggtggtgtatcaaggtcacttcatgttgaagcTGACTTcaccaagaaaccacctgaatgcagcactgggatgtgcttccttgaaccaaggtcagtgtgacctccctggagacccgatacagctccaccacccagacccagctgctgcccagttttgttactgacagcggcaccatctctgctcacagacatgttaggattatttcctgcaactctcacatgtactgtttgcattttaaagccatttgtcccctccctgttcacatgggcatcgcatgagtgcatcactgctctctatcccagtgtagacaggcacaaggtcttctccaccagctcctctaacctcaccagtgccactgttttctacagcactctcatccttgactgtgggatgcccagaacagccttcacaagacagtttgacacaggttttttttctacaccatccccacatccctgctcaatcccttcatccacagcttaaggaccagaaaggttgagtacaagtgaggcattgagaaaaatggtcaggaaaggtttgaggtgcacagagagcccatcaacatgttggcctgctgctctcttctgaacaggcccagaggacctggacagcatttgctgtgtcccagaaactcgcctggaaggttgaaatatagagaaaacttttggtgcgggaagggacagacaggtgctggtggaactggctggtgtgaccgtgagacatctctccaacatctcagaaaagtcctggctctcagggaggttgcatggtcctctgagaaagaaaatatccaaaatgacttatcatagaatcagagaataattgtggttggaagagacccttaagatcatcgagtccaaccataacctaaatctggcattaaaccgtgttcctaagaacctcatatatctgtcttttagacacctacagggatggtgactccaccacctctctgagcagtctgttccattgcttccaaacctctcggtgaataaatgtttcccactatccaatctgaacgtcctgaggccatttcctcttgtcctgtcacttggtacttggcagaagagaccctccatgctccaacctcctttcagatagctgtagagagtgataaggtctctcctcagccttcttttctccagactcaatcccccaaggtccctcaactgctccccatcacacttgtgctccagtccctctaccagtgttgtcaccctcctctgatctctctcctgcacgtcgatgtcttccttgtcatttaaggtgcgacctcaccagtgccgagtacgagggaatgatcactcctctagtcctgctggcaacactattgctgaaagaagccaggaggctggtggccacctgggcacacactggctaatgttcagctgctgtcaatcaacaccccaggtccctccctgccaggcagctttccaatcactctccctgagactgtagcgttgcctgtggttgttctgacccaagtgcaggatgcggcacttggccttgttgaacctcatacaagtggcctcagcccaaccctccagccagtcggatccctctgcagagccttcctaccgtccagcagatcaacactcccacccaattttgtgtcatttgcaaacttagtgaggattcacttgatcctctcatccagaccattgataaagagattaaacacaactgaccccaatactgagccctgaggacaccactcataatcggtcaccaactggatttgacttcattcaacacaactctttgggcccagctaaagcatccctgtagtccccttgagtctcctgccagttcttccaaaagttatacattctccttttattcccaagttccagccacagctctcttcAGCCGGGCCAGAACTTcctccctgagagctcgccttttggcacaagggcacagccgctcctgcacctctgagatcaccttcctgaagagagaacagccttcctggactccgttgtctttctggactgcctcccaagggactctgccaaccagccttctgaacagatcaaagtctgcctttcggaaggtctaagtagcaattctgctgacaaccctcatcgagtccaactcctgtccctgcacaggacaccccacaggtcaccccgtgtgtctgaggatgttgtccagtctcttcttgaacaacgtcaggttggggccgtgacacctccctgggagcctgttcagtgtgcagcacctctgggtgaagaaccttttcctcgtgtccaacctaaacctctcccagatcaccctctgccattccctcgggtcctgtcactggtcactaaagacaagagttcaaagcctgcccttcctcctccccttgtgaggaagctgtagaccatgatgagctcaactctcagttttctccaggctgaaaaaaagaagtgacttcagccacttctcatacagcttccccttcaaaccctgcaataagttcatagcctcttctggacattctctagcacgtaatatctttttaatactgtggcacccagccctgcaaacagtgctccaggtgaggctgcaggagaagactctagaacataggagagaccctagatcagcatcaatgctgcaatcacctcttctccacactgaaaaataataaactatacactttactagaaaagaaaaataattttattagaaggcttttgaaatcattctctgtaactagactaggaaaacgctttaattaactgtacaaggctaaaaggaaattacacaaagagacaaagtcagaagaaaaaagtactaagtaccttgaagtattaatgagttccactgagggcaagtaccagcagagcctccccagggactcgttagagcagagaattggaggccatggtggcagaaaaacaaagggaaatgtgcaggcagctgaggtgctgagaaaagcctggttttgttgggtgaagcagagaggccaaggcctgacccccagcccctgggaaggcagatcctgtccctcacacattgctcagggctcttcctggggcagggggatgtgggctgtgtgatgctgagtgaaggacaatggtgtgacagttcccagccttcctgggggtgtgcaaggaggccatgaggtgccccaatgcctgaggacaacatgtctcctcagaggccttggtggcagaggcgatggccatagccaaggggacaaagacttgggttctcttggtgacatccagccttgccagtgccctttgccatctccaccacaggttgtcctacactgtcccacagctgcttctgtttccctgcaggctgtagacacccatctcgcttcctccgcttgctctcaccctggtatttccatacgttgactgatgtgtctgcactctcatgctctgttccttgaaacagaaggacatggactgatctcatgctccttctggatgatttcttgtgccacagcactaccctttgggtgacatttcttcctcctcatgtccagtctccacgttccaagctgcgttgtgtggcagtgtttctctgctgtagaatgGAGgatcctgaaaactactgacctgtcagcctcttatttgtgcctgggaagatgatggagcagatcctcctagaTGCTGTgcaaaggaacaaagaatggtgactcaaccactgcaCCGGGTAGCCTGTTCCACTGATTCACAAACTTTTCCGTGAGGAAATGTTTAGTAATATAAATTCTGAAActtctctggcacaagctgaggcaatttcctctcatcctgtcacttgctactcaggagagaccaacatcctccatgctacaacctcttttcagatagttgtagagggcgaaaaggtctcccctcagtctccttttctccaggctaaaaaccctcagatccctcagctgctcctcagaagacttgtgctccagaccttcaacagccttgtcccccttttctgcactcagtccaacagCCCGAGATCTtccctatagtgaggggcccaaaactgaactgagtattcgagttgtggctgcaccatcgtcgagtacaaggcgatgatcgctgccctggttctgcttactacactattcttgatgcacaccaggaggtcattggcctttctggccacctggcCACAcagtggctcatgttcagtcagtgtcaatcaacaccccctggtctttttctgccaggcaactTTTGAGCCACGCTTCTCCAAGTCTGTAgtgttgcagggagttgttatgaccccagtacaggaactggcacatggccaTGTTAAACCTCAAACAACTGtcctcagcctaatgaaccagcagctccagatccctctgcagagccttcccaccctccagcagatcaacactcccactcaatttAGTGTcatatgcaaacttactgagggtgcactcgatccccttctccagatcactaataaagagatataacagaactggccctgacagtgagccctggggacaccactcattaccggccaccaactggatttggctccgttcaccacagctgtttgggcccggccctccagccagttctgtaTCCACGGCAGagaacacccatccaggccatgagctgcagcttctccaggagatgctgtgggatacggcgtcaaaggctttactgcagtctaaggacacaacacccacagcctgtgtggcggattcactccccacaacagactttccctcatctgctcagccggtcaccttgtcatagaaggagatcagggtggtcaagcaggacctgcctttcacaaagccatgctgattgggcctgaTTCTcatctggtatgggtgacctcacagtcctttcccagccatgttcctgctcttggcctatcccctgcagggcagaagtgacctcacagtgccctccacagccattggcttcctactggacatgaattcctgagacacaagtgaccacatggcatcgtacccagccatcaccctccttgtggtccagtgtgtgagcagatcaaactgagctgctttcatcaaatgtatccaatagatttcctatcaagggtttgagtggagaaacgttcctcagaggagttgctgtatttacactggggtgttttatatctctgcttctgactctttgtatccttcttcctctgtctattctgacatgaaagagctctccaaggaaaagattcatggactcCTACAATaaggcaggttggaagagacccctgagcaccatctctgtcccactgacctttatggcaccccaaggaatagctgacagcatttgtgctcccttgggttcatctcaccacatgcacacagtggacatgcacatggtgtgtatggttacatcgcatctgtacaatgaaaacatggatatTTGatctagtatttcatagaatcacagaatgtcctga comes from the Patagioenas fasciata isolate bPatFas1 chromosome 12, bPatFas1.hap1, whole genome shotgun sequence genome and includes:
- the LOC139828988 gene encoding olfactory receptor 14C36-like; the protein is MYFFLLNLSLLDVGFISTTLPKSMDNSLWDTRTISYSGCAAQVFFFFFLFMFLLFIAAEYFLLTIMSYDHYVAICKPLHYGTLLGSRACVHMAAAAWATGFLNALLHTANTFSLPLCKGNALGQFFCEIPQILKLSCSHSYLREVWLLVVSACLTFGCFVFIVVSYVQIFRAVLRIPSEQGRHKTFSTCLPHLAMVSLFLSTGIFTYLKPPSISSPSLDLVVSVLYSVVPPAVNPLIYSMRNQELKDALKKLITGLFSKALNIPSSAYHL